One window of Hypanus sabinus isolate sHypSab1 chromosome 10, sHypSab1.hap1, whole genome shotgun sequence genomic DNA carries:
- the LOC132401282 gene encoding zinc finger protein 229-like, which yields MAHQRVHTGERPFTCCECGKGFARSSHLQMHQRVHTGERPFTCSVCEKGFHQSSDLHRHQRVHTGEKPFTCSDCGKGFTRSSTLLSHQSVHTGEWRFTCSECGKGFTQSSELLAHQRVHSGERPFTCSHCGKGFARSSLLQMHQRVHTGERPFTCSVCGKGFHQSSDLQRHQRFHTGEKPFTCPDCGKGFTRSSTLLAHQSVHTGERPFTCSECGKGFTWSSNLQRHQRVHTGKRLITCSDFGK from the coding sequence atggctcaccagcgagttcacactggggagaggccattcacctgctgtgaatgtgggaagggattcgctcggtcatctcatctacagatgcaccaacgagttcacactggggagagaccatttacctgctcagtctgtgagaagggattccaTCAATCATCAGATCTTCATAGGcaccagagagttcacactggggagaagccgttcacctgctcagactgtgggaagggattcactcggtcatccacacTACtgtcacaccagtcagttcacactggggagtggcggttcacctgttcagaatgtgggaagggattcactcagtcatctgaactactggcacaccagcgagttcacagtggagagaggccattcacctgctcacactgtgggaagggttttgctCGGTCAtctcttctacagatgcaccagcgagttcacactggggagagaccgttcacctgctctgtgtgtgggaagggattccatCAATCATCTGACCTTCAGAGAcatcagcgatttcacactggggagaagcctttcacctgtccagattgtggaaagggattcactcgatcatccacACTATTGgcacaccaatcagttcacactggggagaggcctttcacctgctcagaatgtggaaagggattcacttggtcatccaatctacagagacaccagcgagttcacactgggaagaggctgatcacctgctcagacttcGGGAAGTGA